From the genome of Desulfovibrio sp. JY:
GGTGTTCATGAGCGCCTTTACCACCAAGACCGCCGTCTACGTGCTGGCCCGGGGCTTCGCCGGGTTCGAGATCCTGGCCGTCGGCGGCTGCATCATGGCGCTCTACGGCGTCTTTTACGCGACCATTGAGAACAATGCCCGGCGCATCCTGTCCTACCACATCGTTTCCCAGGTCGGGTACATGGTCTGCGGCATCGGCATCGGCACGGCCATGGCCGTGGACGGGGCCTGCGCCCACGCCTATGCCCACATCCTTTATAAGGGCCTGCTGTTCATGGGCACGGGCTGCCTGCTCTACGCCTGCGGCACGGCCAAGCTGTCCGAGCTTGGCGGTCTGGCCTCGCGGATGCCGCTGGTCATGATCGGCTACATGGTCGGCGCGGTCTCCATCTCCGGCATGCCGCTCTTCAACGGCTTCGTGACCAAGACCATGACCATCACCGCCGCCGCCGAGGCCCATCGCACCTGGTTGGCCCTCGGCATGGAACTGGCCGCCGTGGGCACGTTCCTCTCCGTCGGCATCAAGCTGCCGTACTTCGCTTTCTGGGCCAAGCCGAAGAGCACCATGGAGATCAAGCCCATCCCCTGGAACATGTACCTCGGCATGGCCATCTCTTCGTTCCTGTGCCTCTTTATCGGCCTGTTCCCGGGCACGCTCTATTCGCTGCTGCCCTTTCCCACGGACTACGTGCCCTACACCCCCTGGCATGTGTTGCAGGCCTGCTGCCTGCTCGGCTTCACCGGGCTCGGGTTCTACCTCATGCGCAAGATCATTCCGCCGCACCCCAGCCGCAACCTGGATTTCGACTTCCTGTACCGGGCCATTGGCCGGGGCTTTGTGAAGGTCGTTTCCGTGCCGGCTGCGGCTATCGATAACATCTGGACCGATGTCTACGAGAAGGTTGGGCTTAAGGCCCTGATCGAGGCCGGACACGGCACGAGCATCTTTGACGGCAAAGTCATCGACGGCGTGCTCGACGGCTCGGCCAGGAGCGTGCGTGAAGTCGGCGGGGCGACGGTCGCGCGCGGCCAGACCGGACGGCTGCAGGATTATCTCGCCGCGGCCGTGACCATAGGTCTTGTCATCTTCGCCATCGTCTGGTTCGTCGGCTGACCGCCAAGGGTCAAAGGGAGCTTTGCATGACGACGCAATACGGATTTCCGGTGGTGACGATGCTGATCGTCCTGCCTTTGGTGGTCGCGGCGGCCTTGCTGGTGCTGCGGCGAAACGAGCGCACCGTGCGGCTCGTGACGCTCGGCGCGGGCATTCTCGAATGCCTGCTCGCGTTGCCGCTACTCTCCTACGCGCCAAACGGCCCGGCCTTTCAGTTCGTGGAGCAGGCGCCCTGGCTGCCGGCCCTTGGCATGTCCTACCACATGGGCGTGGATGGCCTGAGCCTCTACATGATCCTCTTAACCGCCCTGATGCTGCCGCTTTGCGTACTCGGCTCCTGGACGTACATCAGTAAGCGCGTCACCGAGTTCCACTTCTGCCTGCTGCTGATGACCTCGGCCTGCATCGGCGTGTTCGCGGCGCTCGATTTCGTGCTCTTCTACGTCTTCTGGGAGGCCATGCTCGTCCCCATGTACCTGCTGATCGCGGTCTGGGGCGGGCCGAGACGGCGTTACGCCTCCATCAAGTTCTTCCTCTACACCCTGGCCGGCTCGACGCTCTTGCTCGCGGCCATCGTGGCCTTCCGCCACGTCGGCGGCACCTTCTCCATCCCCGAACTGATGGAGAAGAGCTATTCCTTCCGCTTCCAGATGTGGGCTTTCCTGGCCATGGCCCTGGCCTTTGCCATCAAGGTCCCCATGTTTCCGTTCCATACCTGGCTGCCGGCCGCCCACGTCGAGGCCCCGGCCGCGGGCAGCGTGCTGCTGGCCGCCATTTTGCTCAAAATGGGCACCTACGGCTTCCTGCGTTTCTGCCTGCCGCTGACCCCGGCCGCCTCGGTCACGGCCGCCCCGGTCATGATCGCCATCTCCATCGCCTCCATCATCTACGGCGGCTGCATCGCGCTCGGGCAGACCGACATCAAGAAACTGATCGCCTACTCGTCCGTGGGCCACATGGGCTTCGTGACGCTCGGCATCTTCCTTTTCAGCGTCAAGGGCGTCTCCGGGGCCATCCTCCAGATGCTCAACCACGGCATCACCACCGGCGGCCTCTTCATGATGGTCGGACTCATCTACGAACGCAGCCACAGCCGCGAGATCACCGACAACCAGGGACTCGGCAAGTTCATGCCGGCCTTCATGTTCCTCTTCGGCCTTTTTTCCTTCTCGTCCCTGGCCTTTCCGGGCACCAACAGTTTCGTGGGCGAGATCCTGGTCCTTATCGGGGCCTTCTCCAGCAATACCTGGGTCGGCTTCTGCGCCGTGCCCGGGGCCATGCTCGCCGCCGCCTACATGCTGCGCCTGCTGCAGCGCGTGACCTGGGGCGAGCCGAGCTCCTTCAAGAAGAGCTGGCATGACCTCGGCGCGCGGGAATGGGTGACGCTCATCCCGCTGGCCTTGCTCGTCTTCTATATCGGCCTGGCCCCGTCGTTGGCCATCAAGACCATCGAGCCCTCCATCGAGCGTGTGCTTTCCGTCATGCACCAAAAGAATCAGGCCATGGGCTTGACCAGTGACATGAAGTTCACCGAGCGCATGCGCCTTCCCGCGTCCATGACCGTGGCCACCGCCACGGACGCCGTCCGCAAGGAGCTTCCATGACCATCTTCAAACTGTTGCCGGAATTGTGGCTGCTGGGCATTGTCTGCGCCCTGTTCGTCGCCAGCGTGCGCGGCTCGCGGCGGGTGATGTCCTGGTTGCCCGTGGCCGCCGGAATCGGCGTGCTGGTCGCCGTGGCCGGGCTCTCGTCCCGGGGCGAGATGCTCTACGCCACCTACAAGCTGGATGCCCTGTCGCAGTTTTTCAAGCTCGCCATCGCCTTCGGCTTCGCCGTGGTGGCCGGCATCGCCGCCGGCAAGAAAGAAAGCCGGGACCTGACCCCTGACTACTTCATGCTGCTGGCGCTTTCGGCCTGGGGACTCATGCTTTTGGCCTCGTGCGTGGAGCTGGTCACGCTGTACCTGGCCCTGGAGCTTTCCTCCTACAGCCTCTACGCCCTTATTCCGCTGCGCGGCCAGGATCGGCGCGCGGCCGAAGCCGGCATCAAGTATATCCTTTTCGGCGCGGCGGTGACGGCCATTGCCCTTTTCGGCCTGTCCTACATCATGGCCGCCAAGCACACGACCTACATCGCCGCCTTGGCCGCCTCCTCCTGGAGCTTTGCCGACGCGCCCCTGGCCGTGGTCGGGTTGACCCTCTTTCTGGCCGGCTTCTTCTACAAGCTGGCGCTGTTCCCGTTCCACTTCTGGTGCCCTGACGTCTATCAGGGGACGAAAAACGAGACGGCCGCCTACGTGGCCACCATTCCCAAACTCGGCGCCGTGGTGGTGCTGGTGCGTCTGGCCGCCATTCTCACCCCGCACATGGAAGTGACCACCATCCTGGCCATCCTCGGCGCGATCTCCATGACCGGCGGCAACCTGGCCGCCCTGGTCCAGCGCGACGTCAAGCGCCTGCTCGGCTACTCCTCCGTGGCCCATGCCGGCTACGTCATGCTGGGCCTTGCCGCCGGATCGGCGGCGGGGCTGGCCGCCTCGGCCTTTTACAGCCTGGCCTACATCCTCATGAACCTGGCTGCCTTCTACGTCGTGTGCACCATCTCGAAAGACGGCGAGAATCCGAGCCTGGACGACCTCGACGGCCTGTATCACCGCGCGCCGGCCCTGGCCATGATCCTGGCCGTGGCCGCCTTCTCCCTGGTCGGCCTGCCGCCGACCGCCGGGTTCACGGGCAAGCTCTTCCTGCTCTCGGCCGCCTGGGATCAGGGCTTTTACTGGCTGGTGATCGTGGCCGTGCTCAATACGGCCATCTCCATCTACTACTACCTGGGTCTGGTGCGCCACGCCTACACCGGCGAATCCGACGCTCCGGCCCTGGTCATCCCCAAGGGCACGTTGGTCTTTGGCGGCGTGCTGGCGGCGCTGGTGCTCCTGGCCGGCATCATTCCCGCGCCGCTGTACGATCTGGCGGCCATGGCCGGGACCCAGCTGCACCCCTAGGGTGCGGCGGCAGTCAACGAAAGGAGGGAAAGGCGCATGGTCTTTACCTGGTTTCAAGCGGCGATACTGCTCTTCTTCCTGGGCGGGGTGCTCTTTGCCGCCGGCCCGCTTCTGGCCGAGCTGTTCCTCGCCCCCAAGGCCCGCGGCGGAGCCCTGGCCGAGACGTACGAATGCGGCGTGCCCACCCACGGCCGTTCCTGGGTCCGGTTCGGCATCAACTACTACTTCTACGCCCTGATCTTTTTGGCCTTCGAGGTGGATATCCTCTACCTCTTCCCCGTGGCGGCCCTTTTCGCCAAGCCCCAGGGGATGGTCGCGGCCATCAAGTTGCTGGTTTTCATCGCGGTGCTCGGCGCCGCCATCATCTACTTCATGCGTAAGGGAGTGTTCACATGGCCCCGCAGAATCCAGGTCCGTGTTGCGCCCCGGCCGTAAACACGGTCGAACCGGCGCTCGTCGCCACGCCTGCGGTCCAGAAGATCGTGGATGTGTGCCGGGCCATGTCCATCTGGCCCATGACCTTCGGCATCGCCTGCTGCGCCATCGAGATGATGGCCGTGGGCATGGCCCGGTTCGACATCGCGCGCTTCGGCGCGGAGGTTTTCCGGCCCTCGCCGCGCCAGTCCGATCTGATGATCGTGGCCGGTACGGTCAACAAGAAGCTCGCCCCGCTGGTGGTGCGGCTTTTCGAACAGATGCCCGCGCCGCGTTTCGTCATGGCCCTTGGCAACTGCGCCATCTCGGGCGGCCCGTTCAATATTGAGGGCCAGTACAACGTGGTCCAGGGCGTGGACACCCTCATCCCGGTCGACGTCTACGTGCCCGGCTGCCCGCCCCGTCCCGAGGGATTGCTGGAAGGCCTGTTCGCCATCCAGCAGAAGATGACCGGCCGGCGCTGGTGGCAGGTCCCCGCTGGAGGCGAACGATGAACCAGGCCCTTCTCGAAAAACTCCATCCGGCCTGCTCCGCGCCCCTGGATTTCAAGGCCACGGGCTGCGTGCTCTCCGTCACCCTGACGGCGGAAACCATCCACGACGCCGTGGCCGTGCTTTTCGCCGAAGGCTACCTGCTCGAGGACGTCATGGCCTCCGACCTGGAGGAGGGCTTCGAGGTGGCCTACCACCTGAGCCTGCTCGACGGCGCCAACCGCATCGTGCTGCGCCTGACCGTGCCCCACGACAACCCGACGGTACCGACGGTGAGCGACATTTATTCCGGGGCCGACTGGCACGAGCGGGAATGCTTCGATTTTTACGGCATCACTTTCACCGGCCATCCGAACCTGCACAATCTGCTTCTCCCCGAGAACAGCGATATCCATCCGCTGATCAAGGCGGAGAAGGCCCGCAAGTCCCTGGCCGATCTCGTGCCGCTTTCCTATCTCGTCGACTGCGGGCTGGCCGAGCCCGCTCCCGAGCCCAAGGAGAAGGCCAAACCCGCGCCGGTGGCCCCAAAAGCCGCCAAGGACGCCCAGGGCTAAGGAGGAAGCATGCAAGCCTTCGATCCGAATTCCTTGCGGGGTGATCTCGTCTCCGCGCGGTTCGAGCCCGGACCGACCGAGGACAAGCTCATTTTGAGCATGGGCCCGCAGCATCCCTCCACGCACGGCGTGTTGCGCATCATGCTCGAACTCGACGGCGAGTACATCGTGCGGGCCGAGCCGGTGCTCGGCTACATTCACCGCATGCACGAGTGGATGGCCGAGCAGAAGACCTACATGCAGTTCATGCCGAACATGGGCCGGGTGGACTATCTCCATCCCATGGCCTGGAACTGGGCCTTTGCCGGTGCGGTGGAACGGCTGATGGGGCTCGAGGTGCCGGAGCGCGCCGAGTACATCCGCGTGGCCGTGACGGAACTCAACCGCATCACCTCGCATTTGCTGTGGTGGGGCGCCTATCTGCTCGACCTCGGGGCGTTTACTCCCATCATGTACGCCTTCGACGATCGCGAGAAGATCCTCGACATCCTCCAGGACGTCACGGGTTCGCGCCTGACCTATTCCTACTTCACCATCGGCGGGCTGTACGGCGACGTGCCCGACGACTTCGCCTCGCGCTGCCTGGCCTTCACCCGGCACCTGCGGTCGCGGCTGCCCATGTACCGCGATCTGGTCACGGACAACGTGATCCTGCGCGGGCGCTGCGAGGGCATCGGCGTCATGGACGTGGAACTGGCCCGCCGCTACGGCGCGACCGGCCCCATGATCCGCGGTTCGGGCGCGCCCGTGGACACCCGCCGGGCCGAGCCCTACGGCGTCTACAACCGCTTCGACTTCCACATCCCGACCTACACCGAAGGCGACGCCATGGCCCGCTACATGGTGCGCCTCGACGAGCTGGTCACCAGCTGCGACATCATCGACCAGGCCGTGGCCAACCTGCCGGGCGGCCCGATTCAGACCAAGGTGCCGAAGACCATAAAGCCGCCCAAGGGCGAGGCCTCCTTCGCCGTCGAAGGCGCGCGCGGCAAGATCCTCGTCCACGTGCGTTCCGACGGCGGCCCCAAGCCGTACCGGGTCAAGCTGCGCGCCCCGGGTTTTTCCAACCTGCACGTGTTCAGCGAACTGGCCGAGGGCACGCTCCTGGCCGACGCCGTTTCCATCCTGGGCAGCCTTGACCTTGTCATCCCGGAGATCGACCGATGAACATGGACATGCTTTTAAGCCTCGATTATCCGCTGACGCGGCTGGTCATCGGCCTGCTGGGCATCTTCGCCTTTGTCGGCCTCAACGGCCTGATCCTGGTGTGGGTCGAACGCAAGGTGGCCGGCCATTGCCAGTACCGTCCCGGTCCCTTGCACGTGGGGCCTCACGGCCTGCTGCAGCCGCTGGTCGACGCGGTCAAGCTCATGGGCAAGCAGCTCGTGGCGCCGGCCCGGTGCGACCGGGTCCTTTTCTGGACCGCGCCGCTTCTGGCCTTCGCACCGGTGACCATCTGCCTGTTGCCGTTGCCCTACGGCCCCAGCCTTTCACCCATCCCCATGAACCTCGGGCTGGTGCTCATCCTGGCCTTTTCCGGGCTTGGCGTGCTGTCGCTGATCCTGGCCGGCTGGGGGTCCAACAACAAATACGGTCTGCTCGGCGCGGCCCGGGCCGTGGCCCAGTCGGTAGCCTACGAGGTGCCGCTGCTGCTGTCGGTCATGGCCGTGGCCCTGACCGCCGGTTCGCTCGACCTCTACACCATCTCGGCCCAGCAGGGCGGCTGGCCCTGGCAGTGGTACGGCGTCAAGAATCCGCTGGCCTTTTTCATCTTCCTCATCTGCGCCGTGGCCGAGACCAACCGCGCTCCCTTCGACCTGCCGGAAGCCGAATCGGAACTGACGGCCGGGTTCCACACCGAATACTCGGGCATGGGCTTCGGCCTGTTCTTCCTGGCCGAATACGCCAACATGATCGTGGTTTCGGGCGTTGCCGCCGCGCTGTTCCTGGGCGGCTGGCAGGGGCCGTTCCTGCCCGGCGTGTGGTGGTTTCTGGTCAAGATCTACTGCGTGCTCTTCTTCATCATCTGGCTGCGCTGGACGTATCCGCGCGTGCGCTTCGACCAGCTCCTTAACCTCAGCTGGAAGTGGCTTACGCCCCTGGCGCTGATCGACCTTGCCCTGACCGTGGTCGTGGCGGGACTTGGAGGCTGACATGTCGCAACTTTCGCAACTTATCGAAGAAGCCTACACGGGGCTCAAAAGCCTGGTCATCGGCCTTGGCGTGACGGGAAAGGCGCTGTGCGAGCCCGGCGTGACCGTGATCTATCCCAAAGAGGAAGTGGACAACCTGGCCACCTTTCGCGGCCATGTGGAGCTGATCGGCAAGGACGACGACCCGGCCGTGGCGCGTTGCGTGGCCTGCGGCGCCTGCGCCAAGGCCTGCCCGTCGAACTGCATCTCGGTGTTGTGCCCGGTGCCGGTCAAGGAAGGCGAGGCGGATACGGGCAAGCTGGGGCCGGCTCCCCAGAAGGGCAGCAAGACGCCGGCGCAATTCATTGTGGATTACTCGCTTTGCAGCCTGTGCGGCCAATGCGCCCGGGCCTGCCCCGTGGATTCGCTGCGCTTTTGCCACGACGCCTACACGGTGGCTTTTGACCGCAAGGCGTTTCAATTCGAACTGGTTTCCCGGCTGCGCCAGCAGGCGGAGCAGGCGCTCGAAGGCGGCGAGGAATAGAAACGCGACACGGCGTTTTCTTTCGCTGGATACGACAAGCGCCCGTGGTTGCCCACGGGCGTTTTTTTTTGTCCGCCGGGCACCTCTCGCCCGTTACGCATCGGCCGACGCGGCACTATCCCTTTGAAAGTTTTGGAAGGGGGTCCAGGGGGAAACTTTTTTCAAAAAGTTTCCCCCTGGCCGCCGGAGGCACGAGACATCCTCAACCTCTGTCGGGCAACACCTTGCCCGGGTTCATGACGCCCCGGGGATCGAACAGGTGTTTGAGGCCCTGTTGCAGGGCGATGGAGCGGGGTGAAAGTTCCATGTCGAGGAAGGGCTTTTTGGCCAGGCCGATGCCGTGTTCGCCGGACATGGTGCCGCCGAGTTCGAGGACGATGGCCACAAGCTCGCGCAAAAGCGCCTGGCCGCGCTCGCGGCTGCCGTCCTCGCCCGTGACGTTGACGTGGATGTTGCCGTCGCCGGCATGGCCGAAGGCGTAGACCGTCATGCCGAAGCGCTGTCCGAGCCCGGGCAGGCGGGCCACAAGCTCGGGGATGCGGGCTATCGGCACCACCGTGTCGTCGGAAAGGTAGACCGGCGCGCTTTCGTGGATGCGCGTGGAGGTCTGGCGGCGGATGTCCCAGAGCTTTTCGCGCTTGGCGGCGTCGTCGGCCGGCATGATGGCCAGGGCCCCGGCGTCGCGGCAGATGTCGGCGATGCGGGTGATGTCCCTGGCCGCCTCGTCCGGGTCGCCGTCGGCTTCGAGCAACAGCAGCGTCGGTTCGCCGTCCGGAAGGGGCAGGGGCAAAAGCTCCTCCACAAGCCCCAGACAGGCCCGGTCCATGAATTCCACGGCCGAGGGCGTGATGCCGCTGGTCATGATGGCGGACACGGTGGTCACGGCGGCGCGGGCGTCGGCGAAAAGCGCGGCAACCGCCCGCACCGCGCGCGGATGGGGAATGAGCTTGACGGTAAGCTCCGTGATGACGCCAAGGGTGCCTTCCGAGCCGACGAGCAGCCCGGTCAGGTCGTAGCCCACCACGCCCTTGCGCGTGGCCACGCCCGTCTTGAGGATTTCCCCGTCCGGCAGCACGCAGGTCGCGCCGAGCACATAGTCGCGGGTGACGCCGTATTTGACGCAGGCCGGGCCGCCGGCGTTGGTGGCGGCGTTGCCGCCCAGGGTGGAGGTGGCCAGGCTCGCCGGGTCCGGCGGGTAGAAAAGGCCGGTTTCGGCGGCGGCGTCGCGCAGGGTCTTGGTGACCACACCCGGCTCGACCACGGCCACGAGGTTGGCCGTATCGATGGCCAGGATGCGGTCCATGGCCGTGGTCGCCACCACCACGCCGCCGGCCGTGGCCACGCAGCCGGCGCACAGCCCGGTGCCGGCCCCGCGCGGGGTCACGGCAAAGCCGTGGCGATGGGCCAGACGCAGCAGGCAGCTGATCTCGTCGGCGTTTCGGGGGAAAAAGACGGCTTCGGGCGCGGCGGCAATGCCCGAATCATCGGTCGCGGCCCCATTGAGCACTTCGGGGTCCGTGCGAAAGCCCGGCCCCAGCTCGCGGGCCAGGGCGGCAAGCAGCGCGACGTCCACGGTCAATCCTTTTTGGCTTCGAATCCCGGCAGTTCCAGGCGCTTTTCCACCGCGCGCAGCACCAGGGTGGCCACGGTCACCAGCGCCAGATAGTAGACGCCGACCACGACGAAAACCTCGGTGTTGCGAAAGGTGGACTTGGCCAGGCTCCTGCCCATGCCGGTCAGGTCGCTGACCGTGATGATGGAGGCCAGCGACGAATATTTGATGAGGTAGATGATCTCGTTGCCGCAACCGGGCAGCGCCCGGCGAAAGGCCTGGGGCAGGACCACCGAGGTGATGGTGGTAAACGGCGTCATGCCGAGCGCCTGGGCGGCCCGCAGCTGGCCCCGCTTGATGGAGAGCAGCCCGCCCCGGATGTACTCGGACTGGTAGGCCCCGCTACACAGCGCAAACCCGATGATCGAGGCCCACATGGGCGACAGGATGCAGCGCCAGTCGCCGATGGAGACGTAGGGCAGGGCGAAGTACCAGAAGTAGAGCTGCACCACCAGCGGCGTGCCGCGAAAAAGCGACACGTACCATTCGAGGCCGCGCACCAGCGGCCGGGGGCCGTAGACCCGGGCCGTGCCCACGGTCACGCCGATGGCGATGCCCAGGAGCGAGGAGGGGATGATCAGGAGAATGCTCGTCCACAGGCCCGCATTGAGCGTCGGAATGATGCGGCTGGCCGCGAAATGAAAAAAGCTGTCCATGGCGTCAGGCGGCCGGGGAGGCGAGTTCGCAGGTGGCTTCGCCGGCAAGTTCGCTGAGCTTGGCGCAAAACGACTGGGTGCGGCTGCCCGAGCCCGGAGCGAGCAGGACCGCGGGCGAACCGCGCTCCACGATGCGCCCCTGTTCCATAAACAGGAACTCGTCGGCCAGGGCGGCCGAAAAACTGATCTGGTGCGTGGCCATGATCATGGTCATGCCCTCGTCGGCCAGGTCGCGGATGACGGTGAGCACTTCGCCGATAAGCTCCGGGTCCAGGGCCGAGGTCGGCTCGTCGAGGAGCAGTACCTTGGGGTCCAGGGCAAGCGCCCGGGCCACGGACACCCGCTGCTTCTGGCCGCCGGAAAGCTGGGCCGGGTAGAGCGAGGGTTTGTCGGCCAGACCCACCCGGGCCAGTTCCTCCATGGCCCGCGCGGTTGCGGCGCGCTTGTCCATGCCCTTGACCTTGATTAAGGCCACGCGCACGTTCTCCATGGCGGAGAGGTGGTCGAACAGGTTGAAATCCTGAAAGATCATGCCGACCTGCTGGCGCAGGGCGAGCAGTTCGCGCTTGCTTTTGCCGTCGATGGTCTTGCCTTCGAGGGAGATGGTGCCGGAGTCGGGTGGGGAGAGGAAGTTGATGCAGGCGAGCAGCGTGGATTTGCCCGCGCCCGAAGGACCGATGAGCACCTTGAGTCCGCCCCTTTTGACGGTAAGGGATACGTCGTCGAGGATGCGGTTCCCGCCGATGGTCTTGACGATGTTTTCGACGCGCAAAATGGGCTGGTCAACCATGCTACAATGATCCCTGGTGCGCGTATCCGGGGATGCGCACCTTGGCCTCGAGGCGTTTGAGGGCCTTGATGCCGGCCCAGGTGAGAAAGAAAAAGAGCGCCCCGGCCAAAAGGGAAAGGGGCAGCGGCTGGTGGGTGACGGCCGCCACCGACCGGGTGCGGGACATGACCTCGAGAACGCCGATGGTAAAGGCCAGGGCCGAGTCCTTGAGCAGAATGGAATATTCGTTGGACCAGGCCGGAATGGCCAGACGCAGCGCCTGGGGCAGGATGATGGCGCGGATGGCGGTGGCGTCGCTCATGCCGAGCGCCCGGGCGGCCTTGAGCTGTCCCGGCGGCAGGCCCTGGATGGCGCCCCGGAAAATCTGCGACTGGTAGGCGGCGCTGGTCAGGCCAAGGACCAGCACGGCGGACAGAAAGCCCGAGGACAGGGGCAGAAAGGACAGGGCTGGAATCTCGCTTAAGTAGGCCATGATGCCGAAGTAAAAGAGGTAGAGCTGGACCAGGATGGGAATGCCGCGAAAAAGCCAGATGTAGGCCGAGACGAAGCGGCGCATGGCCTTGCCGCCGTAGACGTGGGCCACGGCCAGGGGAATGCCGAAGAGGAGCCCCAGGCCCATGGCGCCGATGATAAGTCCCGCCGTCCACCACAGGCCGCCGAGGATGTAGGGCAGGCCTTCCCAAATGGCCAGGGCTGCCTTGACGTAACCGTCCATAATGATTTGTGTCCGGGAAAGGCGCGCCCGCGCCCGGAGCCGCCCGAAGAAGGACGTCCGGACGCGGGCGGCGCGGCGGATTACAGGCCGTACTTGGCCTTGAGTTCCTTCCAGTAGGGATCGGCCATAAGGAGCTTGAGCCCCTCGTTGATCTTCTTCTGGAATTCCTTGTCTTCCTTGCGCATGGCGTAACCGTACTTCTCCGGCTTGGCGTCGAAGGTGCCGGCGATCTTGTAGCCGGGGTTCTTCATGGCTTCCTTGGCGATGGTGCTGTCCATGCCGGAGCCGGCGATGCGGCCGATTTTCAGGTCCTCCAGGGACAGGTCCGTGGAGTCGTAGGGCACGACCTCGAACTTGTAGCCGGGCTTGGTGACCAGCTCCTCGAGCAGCTTGGCCGTGACCGTGCCGCGCTGTACGCCGATCTTCTTGCCGGAGTGCAGTATGTCGGCCAGGGAGGTGTTGTCCTTTTCCGGAACCACCAGAACCTGGGTGACTTCATAATAGGGGATGGAAAAATCGACCTTTTTGGCCCGCTCGGCCGTGGCGCTCATGCCCGAGGCGATGATGTCGATTTTTTTGGCCAGAAGCGCCGGGATGATGCCGTCCCAGTCCATGGGCTGGTGCTTGACCTTGAAGCCCATTTTCTTGGCGATCCAATTGAGCGACTCGACATCGAAGCCGGAGGGCTTGCCGTCCTTGTCCACGAAGCCGAACGGCGGAAAGCCGAAATCGATGCCGTTGATGTAGACTTTTTCCTCCGCCGCGGCCAGACCGCCGAAGCACAGGACAAAGACGGCCAGTGCGGCCAGAAGAAGGCCAAGACGCTTGCGCATGGTACGCTCCCGGGTTGAGGTGGCGAGGTGAGGGCCAGGGCCGAAACCGACGATGCCGGAACTTCCGGCGTGGACAGACGATGCGGCGTTACGGAACCGTAACCGGATAGCAGAGATGCCGCATCCGGGCAAGGGCGCGGCACATGGGGAAGCGGCTGTGGGAAGGCGTGGACGCGGCCTAAAGGGCCATTTCGCCAAGAACCCGGTTGCGGCCGGCCTGCTTGGCCGCATAGAGCATGCGGTCGGCGGCGCCGACGAGCGCCTCGGGGGTCATGCCGGCCTTGGGCGTGAGCGTTGCCGCCCCAAGGCTCACCGTGACCACCTCGGCGGCACGTGAATCCTCGTGCCCGATGTCGATGTCGATGACGGCTAAACGCATGCTCTCGGCCAGATGCAGCGCGCCGCGAAGGTCGGTGTTTTCGAGCACCACGGCGAATTCCTCGCCGCCGAAGCGCGCCACCAGATCGCCGGGGCGGCGCAAAGCGCCGGAAAGCGCCCGGGCCACGGAGCGCAGGCATTCGTCGCCGGCCATGTGGCCGTAGGCGTCGTTGTAGGCCTTGAAGTCGTCGATATCGGCCATGATCATCGACAGGGTAGTGTTGCAGCGCATGGCGTGACGCCAGGCCTGATCCAGGTATTCGTCGAAACGCCGCCGGTTGGGGATGCCGGTCAGCCCGTCGCGCATGGAAAGCGTTTCGAGCAGGTCCCCCCGGCGTTTG
Proteins encoded in this window:
- a CDS encoding amino acid ABC transporter ATP-binding protein codes for the protein MVDQPILRVENIVKTIGGNRILDDVSLTVKRGGLKVLIGPSGAGKSTLLACINFLSPPDSGTISLEGKTIDGKSKRELLALRQQVGMIFQDFNLFDHLSAMENVRVALIKVKGMDKRAATARAMEELARVGLADKPSLYPAQLSGGQKQRVSVARALALDPKVLLLDEPTSALDPELIGEVLTVIRDLADEGMTMIMATHQISFSAALADEFLFMEQGRIVERGSPAVLLAPGSGSRTQSFCAKLSELAGEATCELASPAA
- the nuoH gene encoding NADH-quinone oxidoreductase subunit NuoH, which encodes MNMDMLLSLDYPLTRLVIGLLGIFAFVGLNGLILVWVERKVAGHCQYRPGPLHVGPHGLLQPLVDAVKLMGKQLVAPARCDRVLFWTAPLLAFAPVTICLLPLPYGPSLSPIPMNLGLVLILAFSGLGVLSLILAGWGSNNKYGLLGAARAVAQSVAYEVPLLLSVMAVALTAGSLDLYTISAQQGGWPWQWYGVKNPLAFFIFLICAVAETNRAPFDLPEAESELTAGFHTEYSGMGFGLFFLAEYANMIVVSGVAAALFLGGWQGPFLPGVWWFLVKIYCVLFFIIWLRWTYPRVRFDQLLNLSWKWLTPLALIDLALTVVVAGLGG
- a CDS encoding FAD-binding protein, which gives rise to MDVALLAALARELGPGFRTDPEVLNGAATDDSGIAAAPEAVFFPRNADEISCLLRLAHRHGFAVTPRGAGTGLCAGCVATAGGVVVATTAMDRILAIDTANLVAVVEPGVVTKTLRDAAAETGLFYPPDPASLATSTLGGNAATNAGGPACVKYGVTRDYVLGATCVLPDGEILKTGVATRKGVVGYDLTGLLVGSEGTLGVITELTVKLIPHPRAVRAVAALFADARAAVTTVSAIMTSGITPSAVEFMDRACLGLVEELLPLPLPDGEPTLLLLEADGDPDEAARDITRIADICRDAGALAIMPADDAAKREKLWDIRRQTSTRIHESAPVYLSDDTVVPIARIPELVARLPGLGQRFGMTVYAFGHAGDGNIHVNVTGEDGSRERGQALLRELVAIVLELGGTMSGEHGIGLAKKPFLDMELSPRSIALQQGLKHLFDPRGVMNPGKVLPDRG
- a CDS encoding amino acid ABC transporter permease; the protein is MDSFFHFAASRIIPTLNAGLWTSILLIIPSSLLGIAIGVTVGTARVYGPRPLVRGLEWYVSLFRGTPLVVQLYFWYFALPYVSIGDWRCILSPMWASIIGFALCSGAYQSEYIRGGLLSIKRGQLRAAQALGMTPFTTITSVVLPQAFRRALPGCGNEIIYLIKYSSLASIITVSDLTGMGRSLAKSTFRNTEVFVVVGVYYLALVTVATLVLRAVEKRLELPGFEAKKD
- a CDS encoding 4Fe-4S binding protein, giving the protein MSQLSQLIEEAYTGLKSLVIGLGVTGKALCEPGVTVIYPKEEVDNLATFRGHVELIGKDDDPAVARCVACGACAKACPSNCISVLCPVPVKEGEADTGKLGPAPQKGSKTPAQFIVDYSLCSLCGQCARACPVDSLRFCHDAYTVAFDRKAFQFELVSRLRQQAEQALEGGEE
- a CDS encoding amino acid ABC transporter permease; translated protein: MDGYVKAALAIWEGLPYILGGLWWTAGLIIGAMGLGLLFGIPLAVAHVYGGKAMRRFVSAYIWLFRGIPILVQLYLFYFGIMAYLSEIPALSFLPLSSGFLSAVLVLGLTSAAYQSQIFRGAIQGLPPGQLKAARALGMSDATAIRAIILPQALRLAIPAWSNEYSILLKDSALAFTIGVLEVMSRTRSVAAVTHQPLPLSLLAGALFFFLTWAGIKALKRLEAKVRIPGYAHQGSL
- a CDS encoding NADH-quinone oxidoreductase subunit D; protein product: MQAFDPNSLRGDLVSARFEPGPTEDKLILSMGPQHPSTHGVLRIMLELDGEYIVRAEPVLGYIHRMHEWMAEQKTYMQFMPNMGRVDYLHPMAWNWAFAGAVERLMGLEVPERAEYIRVAVTELNRITSHLLWWGAYLLDLGAFTPIMYAFDDREKILDILQDVTGSRLTYSYFTIGGLYGDVPDDFASRCLAFTRHLRSRLPMYRDLVTDNVILRGRCEGIGVMDVELARRYGATGPMIRGSGAPVDTRRAEPYGVYNRFDFHIPTYTEGDAMARYMVRLDELVTSCDIIDQAVANLPGGPIQTKVPKTIKPPKGEASFAVEGARGKILVHVRSDGGPKPYRVKLRAPGFSNLHVFSELAEGTLLADAVSILGSLDLVIPEIDR